A genomic segment from Malus domestica chromosome 05, GDT2T_hap1 encodes:
- the LOC103412246 gene encoding protein MKS1-like → MDYSTGKSPRRELQLQGPRPTPLRIHKDSHKIKKPPVVPQPSQQPNQQQQPHHYQQPRQPVIIYTVSPKVIHTNPSEFMDLVQRLTGLRRSNSSTTSSSPPSNNNINPLNHDNYNNPPAHDDQGMKKSSTAQDVVEEMEIMDDGGVKKGLFPGILSPGPASLTPIPSNFFSPPADSFFHDLSPVLYGNRNFIEGSFMPSPSNFFSPSTSIDLFNNFPYL, encoded by the coding sequence ATGGATTATTCAACAGGAAAATCTCCAAGAAGAGAGCTTCAACTCCAAGGTCCACGTCCAACGCCTCTCAGGATACACAAAGACTCTCACAAGATCAAGAAACCTCCAGTTGTACCACAACCGTCACAACAACCAAACCAGCAGCAGCAGCCCCATCACTACCAGCAGCCACGTCAGCCGGTCATAATCTACACGGTGTCCCCGAAGGTCATCCACACAAACCCTAGCGAGTTCATGGACCTTGTCCAACGCCTCACCGGCTTACGACGATCAAATTCTTCAACTACATCTTCTTCACCGCCTAGTAATAACAATATTAATCCTCTGAATCACGATAACTATAATAACCCTCCAGCTCATGATGATCAAGGGATGAAGAAAAGCAGTACTGCTCAAGATGTTGTGGAAGAAATGGAAATAATGGATGACGGTGGTGTGAAAAAGGGTTTGTTTCCGGGGATCTTGTCACCAGGGCCCGCTTCACTTACTCCAATTCCGTCAAACTTCTTCTCTCCGCCGGCTGATAGCTTCTTTCATGATTTGAGCCCCGTGCTCTATGGCAACAGGAACTTCATAGAAGGTAGCTTCATGCCTAGTCCTTCAAACTTCTTTTCCCCTTCTACATCCATAGACTTATTCAACAATTTTCCATATttatag